The following are encoded in a window of Paraburkholderia hospita genomic DNA:
- the otnK gene encoding 3-oxo-tetronate kinase has protein sequence MTTSTRKPLLGCIADDFTGATDLANMLVRGGMRTVQTIGVPAADTRIEADALVVALKSRTIDAADAVAQSLDALDWLSAQGCRQFFFKYCSTFDSTDKGNIGPVADALLDALSAIDGGTPFTIACPAFPENGRTIYRGHLFVGDVLLNESGMEHHPLTPMTDANLVRVLQRQTQSKVGLVRYDAVAQGAQAVRASIDALRHDGVRMAIADAVSDADLYTLGEACADLPLITGGSGVALGLPGNFRRAGLLDDAADAGELPRVEGASAVLAGSASKATNAQVAAWRDTRPAFRIDPLAAARGEPVVEQALAFAREHMNAAQPQPVLIYATASPDEVKATQRELGVAQAGELVERTLAAIARGLHDLGVRKFVVAGGETSGAVVQALDVEMLRIGKQIDPGVPATATIGAEPLALALKSGNFGAVDFFAKALRQLDGDAQ, from the coding sequence ATGACCACCTCTACCCGCAAGCCCCTGCTTGGTTGCATCGCCGACGACTTCACGGGCGCAACCGACCTCGCGAACATGCTGGTGCGCGGCGGCATGCGCACCGTCCAGACCATCGGCGTGCCCGCTGCCGATACCCGCATCGAAGCCGACGCACTGGTCGTCGCGCTGAAGTCGCGCACCATCGACGCCGCCGATGCCGTCGCGCAATCGCTCGACGCGCTGGACTGGTTGAGCGCGCAAGGCTGCCGCCAGTTCTTCTTCAAGTACTGCTCGACCTTCGATTCGACCGATAAAGGCAACATCGGCCCCGTCGCCGATGCGCTGCTCGATGCGCTGTCGGCGATCGACGGCGGCACGCCGTTCACGATCGCGTGCCCGGCGTTTCCCGAGAATGGCCGCACGATCTATCGCGGGCATCTGTTCGTCGGCGACGTGCTGCTCAACGAATCGGGCATGGAACATCACCCGCTCACGCCGATGACGGACGCGAATCTCGTGCGCGTGTTGCAGCGGCAAACGCAGTCGAAAGTCGGCCTCGTGCGCTATGACGCGGTGGCGCAAGGCGCGCAAGCCGTGCGCGCGTCGATCGATGCGCTGCGCCACGACGGTGTGCGTATGGCGATCGCCGATGCCGTCTCGGACGCCGATCTCTACACGCTCGGCGAAGCCTGCGCGGACCTGCCGCTGATCACGGGCGGTTCGGGCGTCGCGCTCGGCTTGCCGGGCAATTTCCGCCGCGCCGGTCTGCTCGACGATGCCGCCGATGCCGGTGAACTGCCGCGCGTCGAAGGCGCGTCGGCAGTGCTGGCGGGCAGCGCATCGAAAGCGACCAATGCGCAGGTTGCCGCATGGCGCGACACGCGCCCCGCGTTCCGCATCGATCCATTGGCCGCCGCGCGCGGCGAGCCCGTCGTCGAACAGGCGCTCGCCTTCGCGCGCGAGCATATGAACGCGGCGCAGCCTCAGCCTGTGCTGATCTACGCAACGGCATCACCGGATGAAGTGAAGGCCACGCAGCGCGAACTCGGTGTCGCGCAAGCCGGGGAACTGGTCGAGCGCACGCTGGCTGCAATTGCGCGCGGACTGCACGATCTCGGCGTGCGCAAGTTCGTCGTCGCGGGCGGCGAGACATCGGGCGCCGTGGTGCAGGCGCTCGACGTCGAAATGCTGCGCATCGGCAAGCAGATCGATCCCGGCGTGCCCGCGACCGCGACCATCGGTGCTGAGCCGCTCGCACTCGCACTCAAGTCGGGCAACTTCGGCGCCGTCGATTTCTTCGCGAAGGCGCTGCGTCAACTCGACGGAGACGCGCAATGA
- a CDS encoding FadR/GntR family transcriptional regulator, giving the protein MFEKIPSRALSDTVAQQLLAQIDKGTFARGGKLPTEAVLSQEFGVSRTVIREAISRLKNEGVVEPRQGSGVYVSAHGAIRPLRIDYAEAMEGGSVLQILAVRRAIEAEVAAEAAMRRTDADMLAIDAVLKKIDEAVSEGRDGVAEDVAFHRTIATVTGNPYFLKTLTFLNQYLEAGTVITRRNEALREDFSRQVRDEHAAIVAAIRAGDPMAARNAAQTHMYNAARRLAEAGIC; this is encoded by the coding sequence ATGTTCGAAAAGATCCCGAGCCGGGCACTCAGCGACACGGTCGCGCAACAGCTCCTCGCACAAATCGACAAAGGCACCTTCGCCCGCGGCGGCAAGCTGCCAACAGAAGCCGTGCTATCGCAAGAATTCGGCGTCAGCCGCACAGTAATCCGAGAAGCGATCTCACGCCTAAAGAACGAAGGCGTGGTCGAGCCCCGCCAGGGCAGCGGCGTGTATGTGTCAGCCCACGGCGCGATCCGCCCGCTGCGAATCGACTACGCAGAAGCAATGGAAGGCGGCTCAGTGCTGCAGATCCTCGCAGTGCGCCGCGCAATAGAAGCCGAAGTCGCAGCAGAAGCCGCCATGCGCCGCACGGACGCCGACATGCTGGCAATCGACGCCGTCCTCAAAAAAATCGACGAAGCCGTCTCCGAGGGCCGCGACGGTGTCGCTGAAGACGTCGCGTTCCACCGCACGATCGCTACCGTGACGGGCAACCCGTATTTCCTGAAAACCCTGACGTTCCTCAACCAGTACCTCGAAGCAGGCACCGTCATCACGCGCCGCAACGAAGCGCTGCGCGAGGACTTCTCGCGTCAGGTGCGCGACGAGCACGCCGCAATCGTCGCCGCGATTCGCGCCGGCGATCCAATGGCCGCCCGCAACGCCGCGCAAACGCACATGTACAACGCCGCCCGCCGCCTGGCTGAGGCCGGTATCTGCTGA
- a CDS encoding MFS transporter codes for MTSYQAASARPASTADAAGQQPGAAEIERTYGKVFWRIVPFLMLCYVVAYLDRVNVGFAKLQMSQDLAFSETVFGLGAGVFFVGYFLFELPSNILMHKLGARIWIARIMITWGLMSALFVFVKTPAQFYALRFLLGLAEAGFYPGVILYLTYWFPSHRRAKIIAVFMSAIPVSGIFGNPLSGWIMQSFDSHHGFAGWQWMFVIEAVPAIAIGIATILYLDNGIASAKWLTPREKKLLADEIAAQPQEKTKSHSVGAVFRDPRTWWMSLIYFAFVTGQYGLTFWMPTLVKSTGVTGAFQIGLLSAIPFLVAIVVMNVMGHSADKRRERRWHLIGPALAGAVGFTIAASFADNTVVSIASLSIAAAGVLTCAPLFWSLPTAFMSGATAAAGIAIINSIGNLAGFASPYMIGYLKDLTHSTQSGMYVLAAMLVIGALATWLTPARLVNR; via the coding sequence ATGACAAGCTATCAGGCGGCATCCGCACGCCCCGCATCAACTGCCGACGCAGCCGGACAACAACCCGGCGCGGCTGAAATCGAACGCACCTACGGCAAGGTGTTCTGGCGCATCGTGCCGTTCCTGATGCTGTGCTACGTGGTCGCGTATCTGGACCGTGTCAACGTCGGCTTTGCGAAGCTGCAGATGTCGCAGGACCTGGCGTTCAGCGAAACCGTGTTTGGTCTCGGCGCGGGCGTGTTCTTCGTCGGCTACTTCCTGTTCGAATTGCCGAGCAACATCTTGATGCATAAGCTCGGCGCGCGGATCTGGATTGCGCGCATCATGATCACGTGGGGCTTGATGTCCGCGCTGTTCGTGTTCGTCAAGACGCCGGCGCAGTTCTATGCGCTGCGCTTTCTACTCGGTCTTGCCGAAGCCGGTTTCTATCCCGGCGTGATCCTGTACCTGACCTACTGGTTTCCGTCGCATCGTCGCGCGAAGATTATCGCGGTGTTCATGTCGGCGATTCCTGTGTCGGGCATTTTCGGCAATCCGCTGTCGGGCTGGATCATGCAGAGCTTCGATTCGCATCACGGCTTCGCGGGCTGGCAATGGATGTTCGTGATCGAAGCGGTGCCCGCCATCGCTATCGGCATCGCGACGATTCTGTATCTCGACAACGGCATCGCCAGCGCGAAATGGCTGACGCCGCGCGAGAAAAAACTGCTCGCCGATGAGATCGCCGCGCAGCCGCAAGAAAAAACCAAGTCGCATTCGGTGGGCGCCGTGTTTCGCGATCCGCGCACGTGGTGGATGTCGCTGATTTACTTCGCGTTCGTCACGGGTCAATATGGGTTGACGTTCTGGATGCCGACGCTCGTCAAATCGACGGGTGTTACGGGCGCGTTCCAGATCGGCCTGTTGAGCGCGATTCCGTTTCTGGTCGCGATCGTCGTGATGAACGTGATGGGCCACAGCGCGGACAAGCGTCGCGAGCGCCGCTGGCATCTGATCGGACCGGCGCTTGCGGGTGCGGTCGGCTTTACGATCGCGGCTTCGTTTGCTGACAACACGGTCGTATCGATCGCGTCCCTGTCGATCGCGGCAGCAGGCGTGCTGACCTGTGCGCCGCTCTTCTGGTCGCTGCCAACGGCGTTCATGTCGGGCGCGACGGCGGCGGCGGGCATTGCGATCATCAATTCGATCGGCAATCTGGCGGGCTTCGCGAGCCCGTACATGATCGGCTATCTTAAGGACCTCACGCACAGCACGCAGTCCGGCATGTACGTGCTCGCCGCGATGCTCGTGATCGGTGCGCTCGCCACCTGGCTGACGCCCGCGCGCCTCGTGAACCGCTAA
- the denD gene encoding D-erythronate dehydrogenase, translating to MKVLITGGAGFLGQRLARELLARGELKGADGQRQPITELVLLDVVAAQGPKDERVRVEVGDIAERSVLERLIDDKTAAIFHLAAIVSGQAEADFELGMRINLDASRLLLDVCRARGHRPRVLFTSSVAVYGGDLPEVVLDETALNPQSSYGAQKAGAELLLNDYARRGFVDGRVLRLPTISVRPGKPNAAASSFASGIIREPLTGEPAVCPVSGSTRLWLLSPRKAIECLIAGSEIDSAALGNRRTVNLPGVSVTVDEMVAALREVAGDAVAARIEWKADERVEKIVGSWPARWDVSRAAQLGLHGDASFKDIVRAFIDDELGGKIPQ from the coding sequence ATGAAAGTACTGATCACAGGCGGCGCGGGATTTCTCGGCCAGCGTCTTGCGCGCGAGCTGCTCGCGCGCGGCGAACTGAAGGGCGCAGACGGACAGCGTCAACCGATTACCGAACTGGTGTTGCTCGACGTCGTCGCGGCGCAGGGTCCGAAAGACGAACGCGTGCGCGTCGAAGTCGGCGATATTGCCGAGCGCAGCGTGCTCGAACGTCTGATCGACGACAAGACGGCGGCGATCTTCCATCTTGCGGCGATCGTCAGCGGCCAGGCGGAAGCCGATTTCGAGCTTGGCATGCGCATCAATCTGGACGCATCGCGGCTGCTGCTCGACGTGTGCCGCGCGCGCGGGCATCGGCCGCGCGTTCTGTTCACGAGTTCGGTTGCCGTCTACGGCGGCGACTTGCCCGAGGTCGTGCTCGACGAAACTGCGCTCAATCCGCAGTCGTCGTATGGCGCGCAGAAGGCGGGCGCCGAGTTGCTGCTCAACGACTACGCGCGGCGCGGTTTCGTCGATGGCCGCGTGCTGCGCCTGCCGACCATCAGCGTGCGGCCCGGCAAGCCGAATGCGGCGGCGTCGTCGTTCGCGAGCGGCATCATTCGCGAGCCGCTCACCGGCGAACCGGCCGTGTGCCCGGTGAGCGGGTCGACGCGTTTGTGGCTACTGTCGCCGCGCAAGGCGATCGAGTGTCTGATCGCGGGAAGCGAGATCGACAGCGCGGCGTTGGGCAATCGCCGCACAGTGAACCTGCCGGGCGTGTCGGTGACGGTCGACGAAATGGTCGCCGCGCTGCGCGAGGTAGCAGGCGATGCCGTCGCGGCGCGCATCGAATGGAAGGCGGATGAGCGTGTCGAGAAGATCGTCGGCAGCTGGCCTGCGCGATGGGATGTGTCCCGCGCGGCGCAGCTTGGGCTGCACGGCGACGCGTCGTTCAAGGACATCGTCCGCGCGTTCATCGACGACGAACTCGGCGGGAAGATTCCGCAGTAG
- a CDS encoding GlxA family transcriptional regulator — MKRIKVGMLVFPGFQLLDIAGPRDAFAEVKILSKGECEYEMLTVGTTRGAVQSSSGLSTMPDRTIFDVCPEFDTIIVPGGLGIFDAFDDPALSGWLRTQHRQCRRVSAICNGLFALGAAGLLDNKVVTTHWMDVPRLAATFPKAKIEPDHIFVQDGNIYTTAGVTAGIDLSLAMIEDDFGRQMALDVAKYLIVYLRRAGGQSQFSPLLETQASPGSQMIALQQFMLDNLHVDHTVASLAERVHMSARNLSRLFAKECRITPMTFLANARIDAARRFLEATDLSLRDIAQRCGFEDTDGFRRTFHRRLQINPADYRDRFRSKKPLAEKKKSGAPRAESRVSATVSNSAMRDPR, encoded by the coding sequence ATGAAACGCATCAAGGTCGGCATGCTTGTCTTCCCCGGTTTCCAGCTGCTCGATATCGCCGGGCCGAGGGACGCGTTCGCCGAAGTGAAGATACTGAGCAAAGGCGAGTGCGAATACGAAATGCTGACGGTCGGCACGACGCGCGGCGCCGTGCAATCGTCGAGCGGCTTGAGCACGATGCCCGACCGCACGATCTTCGACGTGTGCCCCGAGTTCGACACGATCATCGTACCCGGCGGCCTCGGCATCTTCGACGCGTTCGACGACCCGGCGCTGAGCGGCTGGCTCAGGACACAGCACAGACAATGCCGCCGCGTATCGGCGATCTGCAACGGGCTGTTTGCGCTCGGCGCGGCAGGCCTGCTCGACAACAAGGTGGTGACGACGCACTGGATGGACGTGCCGCGCCTCGCCGCGACCTTTCCGAAGGCGAAGATCGAACCGGATCACATCTTCGTGCAGGACGGCAACATCTACACGACGGCGGGCGTCACGGCGGGCATCGATTTGTCGCTTGCCATGATCGAAGACGACTTCGGCCGCCAGATGGCGCTCGATGTCGCGAAGTATCTGATCGTCTATCTGCGGCGCGCGGGCGGGCAGTCACAGTTCAGCCCGCTGCTGGAGACGCAGGCGTCGCCGGGTTCGCAGATGATCGCGCTGCAGCAGTTCATGCTCGACAACCTGCATGTGGACCATACGGTGGCGTCGCTCGCCGAACGCGTTCACATGAGCGCGCGCAACCTGTCGCGCCTCTTCGCAAAGGAATGCCGCATCACGCCGATGACGTTTCTCGCCAATGCGCGCATCGATGCGGCGAGGCGCTTTCTCGAAGCCACCGATCTGTCACTGCGCGACATCGCGCAACGCTGCGGCTTCGAAGACACCGACGGGTTTCGCAGGACTTTTCATCGCCGGCTGCAGATCAATCCGGCCGACTATCGCGACCGGTTCAGATCGAAGAAGCCACTCGCGGAGAAGAAGAAATCGGGCGCACCGCGCGCGGAGTCTCGCGTGTCTGCCACGGTTTCGAATAGCGCGATGCGTGACCCGCGCTAA
- a CDS encoding Leu/Phe/Val dehydrogenase, which translates to MDRLTTNFAGTLFGLHGEPAHERIVVASDAESGLQAVIAVYSTARGPAFGGCRYWQYASDYEAYHDALRLSQGMAFKNALAGLPFGGGKAVILKRPEQMDRVALFKAFGRLVQSLGGVYLTAEDVGTTADDMRAVQSETPYVSGIPRDNDVYGGNPSPRTAYGVFVGLKAAVQVALGRDTLEGISVAVQGLGSVGWDLCERLHRAGAELIVSDIDAGKTGRAQQMFGAQIADAARIASVNADVFAPCALGGSITEAVAAGCQFKVIAGGANNQLMSLAEGDVLHQRGIFYAPDFLVNAGGIISCVREYLGSADKQAVLDEVAMIAPRVFELAERVKATGVAPARAAVVWAREMMES; encoded by the coding sequence ATGGACCGACTGACGACGAACTTTGCCGGAACGCTTTTCGGGCTTCACGGCGAACCGGCCCATGAACGCATTGTCGTGGCCAGCGATGCCGAATCCGGCCTGCAAGCCGTGATCGCCGTGTACAGCACTGCGCGCGGCCCTGCGTTTGGTGGTTGCCGCTACTGGCAGTACGCCTCGGACTACGAGGCGTATCACGACGCGCTGCGTCTGTCGCAGGGCATGGCTTTCAAGAACGCGCTCGCGGGACTGCCGTTCGGCGGCGGCAAGGCGGTGATCCTGAAGCGTCCGGAGCAGATGGATCGCGTGGCGCTGTTCAAGGCGTTCGGCAGGCTCGTGCAATCGCTCGGCGGCGTTTATCTGACGGCTGAAGACGTCGGCACGACGGCCGACGACATGCGCGCGGTGCAAAGCGAGACGCCGTATGTGAGCGGCATTCCGCGCGACAACGACGTGTATGGCGGGAATCCGTCGCCGCGCACCGCGTATGGTGTGTTCGTGGGCCTGAAGGCGGCGGTGCAGGTTGCGCTTGGGCGTGACACTTTGGAAGGCATTTCGGTTGCCGTGCAGGGTTTGGGTTCGGTCGGCTGGGATCTGTGCGAACGGCTGCATCGCGCGGGCGCGGAACTGATCGTGTCGGATATCGATGCAGGCAAGACCGGGCGCGCGCAGCAGATGTTTGGCGCGCAGATCGCTGATGCGGCGCGGATTGCATCCGTCAACGCTGATGTGTTTGCGCCTTGCGCGCTGGGTGGGTCGATTACTGAGGCTGTAGCGGCTGGTTGTCAGTTTAAGGTTATTGCTGGTGGCGCTAATAATCAGCTGATGTCGCTGGCTGAGGGTGATGTGCTGCATCAGCGTGGGATTTTTTATGCGCCGGATTTTCTCGTCAACGCGGGTGGGATTATTAGCTGCGTGCGGGAGTATCTCGGCTCCGCCGATAAGCAGGCCGTGCTGGATGAGGTTGCAATGATCGCGCCGCGGGTTTTTGAGCTTGCTGAGAGGGTTAAGGCAACTGGCGTTGCGCCGGCTCGCGCTGCTGTGGTTTGGGCTCGGGAAATGATGGAGAGTTGA
- a CDS encoding CbtA family protein produces the protein MVGKLLMRGMLAGVVAGLIAFGFARVAGEPQVDRAIAFEEHTHAMEGDAHEPELVSRDTQAGLGLLTGVVAYGAAFGGLFALTFAWAWGRVGKLGARPLAAWLALGAFVALVVVPNLKYPANPPSVGDPDTIGYRTGLFFLTIAISVAIMVLSLNVRSVAARRFGAWNGALAGLLAFVVMLAVVLAALPAIDEVPAAFPATLLWKFRVAAIGMQAVIWTTLGALFGVLAERTGLADSRAPSNARGTGEPGTATQAF, from the coding sequence GCTGTTGATGCGCGGCATGCTCGCGGGCGTCGTCGCGGGGTTGATCGCGTTTGGATTCGCGCGCGTGGCGGGCGAGCCGCAGGTCGATCGCGCGATCGCCTTCGAGGAACACACGCACGCCATGGAAGGCGACGCGCACGAACCCGAACTGGTGAGCCGCGACACGCAAGCCGGCCTCGGTTTGCTGACAGGCGTCGTCGCGTACGGCGCGGCGTTTGGCGGGCTCTTCGCGCTGACCTTTGCGTGGGCGTGGGGACGCGTCGGCAAGCTCGGCGCACGGCCGCTCGCCGCGTGGCTCGCGCTTGGGGCGTTCGTCGCGCTGGTCGTCGTGCCGAATCTCAAGTATCCCGCCAACCCGCCGTCCGTCGGCGATCCGGATACGATCGGTTATCGCACGGGGCTGTTTTTCCTGACGATCGCGATCTCGGTCGCGATCATGGTGCTGTCGCTCAACGTGCGCAGCGTCGCCGCGCGTCGCTTCGGCGCATGGAACGGTGCGCTGGCGGGGCTGCTCGCGTTCGTCGTGATGCTGGCCGTGGTGCTCGCAGCATTGCCCGCCATCGACGAAGTGCCGGCCGCTTTCCCCGCCACGCTGTTGTGGAAATTCCGCGTCGCCGCGATCGGTATGCAGGCCGTGATCTGGACGACGCTAGGCGCGCTGTTCGGCGTGCTGGCCGAGCGCACAGGACTCGCGGACTCGCGCGCGCCCAGCAATGCGCGCGGGACGGGCGAACCGGGCACAGCAACGCAGGCTTTTTGA
- the otnC gene encoding 3-oxo-tetronate 4-phosphate decarboxylase, which translates to MTLAIHTGSEAKVREEICVTGASLYARGYTVGSAGNISARLDDGWLITPTDVCLGRLDPAQIAKVDLEGNAVSGGKPSKTLALHRGVYERNREARGIVHTHSTHLVALTLAGVWSEADVLPPITPYYVMKVGHIPLIRYRRPGDPQVAQQIAALAESVRGVLLERLGPVVWERSVSQASYVLEELEETARLWLMTNPRPAPLDETALEELRTVFGARW; encoded by the coding sequence ATGACGCTCGCCATCCACACAGGCAGCGAGGCGAAAGTCCGCGAAGAAATCTGCGTGACGGGCGCGAGCCTGTACGCGCGCGGCTACACCGTCGGCAGCGCGGGCAACATCAGCGCGCGCCTCGACGACGGCTGGCTGATCACGCCGACGGACGTCTGTCTCGGCCGTCTCGACCCGGCGCAGATCGCCAAAGTCGATCTCGAAGGCAACGCCGTGTCAGGCGGCAAGCCGTCGAAAACGCTCGCGCTGCATCGCGGCGTCTACGAGCGCAACCGCGAGGCGCGCGGCATCGTGCACACGCATTCGACGCATCTCGTCGCGCTGACGCTCGCGGGCGTCTGGAGCGAAGCCGACGTGCTGCCGCCCATCACGCCGTACTACGTGATGAAGGTCGGCCACATTCCGCTGATCCGCTACCGGCGTCCCGGCGATCCGCAAGTCGCGCAGCAGATCGCGGCGCTCGCCGAAAGCGTGCGCGGCGTGCTGCTCGAACGGCTGGGGCCTGTCGTGTGGGAGCGGTCGGTATCACAGGCGTCGTATGTGCTCGAAGAGCTGGAAGAGACGGCGCGCCTGTGGCTGATGACGAACCCGCGTCCCGCCCCGCTCGACGAAACAGCGCTTGAAGAATTGCGCACGGTGTTCGGCGCACGCTGGTGA
- a CDS encoding Lrp/AsnC family transcriptional regulator, which translates to MKLDATDQRILRELRTDGRLSNAKLAERVGLSATPCWNRVRALEEAGVIEGYAALLNQKALGLPDTVIIEVKLAKHDERTLDRFGEALADLPEVVEAFLVSGEYDYLIKVAVAGTEGYESFLRRKLYRLPGFQDSRSIFALRCLKRSVSVEP; encoded by the coding sequence ATGAAACTGGACGCCACTGATCAGCGCATCCTGCGCGAACTGCGCACCGACGGACGCCTTTCGAACGCGAAGCTCGCCGAACGTGTCGGCCTGTCGGCGACGCCTTGCTGGAACCGCGTGCGCGCACTCGAAGAGGCGGGTGTGATCGAAGGCTATGCGGCGCTGCTCAACCAGAAAGCGCTAGGCTTGCCAGATACCGTCATCATCGAAGTGAAGCTCGCGAAGCACGATGAGCGCACGCTGGACCGCTTCGGCGAAGCGCTCGCCGATCTGCCGGAAGTGGTCGAGGCATTTCTCGTGTCGGGGGAATACGACTATCTGATCAAGGTCGCGGTGGCGGGCACGGAAGGCTACGAGTCGTTTCTGCGGCGCAAGCTGTATCGCTTGCCCGGCTTTCAGGACAGCCGCTCGATCTTCGCGCTGCGCTGCCTGAAGCGCTCGGTGTCCGTCGAGCCTTGA
- the ltnD gene encoding L-threonate dehydrogenase: protein MSRNVGVIGLGAMGMGVARSLLRGGFNVHACDVRRDVLDQFVADGGKACASPAELGAQCDVVVTLVVNAAQTETVLFGEQGAIRAMKPGGVVIACATVAPDFAIDLGRRVEASGLHLLDAPVSGGAARAASGEMTMMTSGPAAAYAACDDVLAAMAGKVYRLGDQHGAGSKVKIINQLLAGVHIAAAAEAMALGLREGVDPDALYDVITHSAGNSWMFENRVPHILNGDYTPLSAVDIFVKDLGLVLDTARRSKFPLPLSAAAHQMFMMASTAGHGGEDDSAVIKIFPGIDVPPKR, encoded by the coding sequence ATGTCCAGAAATGTCGGAGTGATCGGTCTTGGCGCGATGGGAATGGGCGTCGCGCGCTCGCTGCTGCGCGGCGGCTTCAACGTGCATGCGTGCGACGTCCGCCGCGATGTGCTCGACCAGTTCGTCGCCGATGGCGGCAAGGCTTGCGCAAGTCCCGCTGAACTCGGCGCGCAATGCGACGTCGTCGTCACGCTCGTCGTCAACGCGGCGCAAACCGAAACCGTGCTGTTCGGCGAGCAGGGCGCCATTAGGGCGATGAAACCGGGCGGCGTCGTGATCGCCTGCGCAACCGTTGCGCCCGACTTCGCCATCGACCTCGGCCGCCGCGTCGAAGCGTCCGGCTTGCACTTGCTCGACGCACCCGTGTCGGGCGGCGCGGCGCGCGCGGCATCGGGCGAAATGACGATGATGACGTCCGGCCCCGCCGCCGCCTACGCCGCATGCGACGACGTGCTCGCCGCGATGGCGGGCAAAGTCTATCGCCTCGGCGATCAGCATGGCGCGGGATCGAAGGTGAAGATCATCAACCAGCTGCTCGCGGGCGTGCACATCGCCGCCGCTGCCGAAGCGATGGCGCTCGGCCTGCGCGAAGGCGTCGACCCCGACGCGCTCTATGACGTGATCACGCACAGTGCGGGCAACTCGTGGATGTTCGAGAACCGCGTGCCGCACATTCTCAACGGCGACTACACGCCGCTGTCGGCCGTCGATATCTTCGTCAAGGACCTCGGCCTCGTGCTCGATACCGCGCGTCGCTCGAAGTTTCCGCTGCCGTTGTCGGCGGCGGCGCATCAGATGTTCATGATGGCGTCGACGGCAGGGCATGGCGGCGAAGACGATTCCGCCGTCATCAAGATTTTCCCCGGCATCGACGTGCCGCCGAAGCGCTAA
- the otnI gene encoding 2-oxo-tetronate isomerase — MPRFAANLTMMYNEHAFLDRFAAAARDGFEAVEFLFPYDFPAADLKARLDEHGLTQALFNAPPGDWAAGERGIASLPGREDDFRRSVDTALEYVRVLGNDKLHVMAGLIKPDQSRAAHREVYLKNLAYAAKTAQADGITVVIEPINTRDIPGFFLNRQDDAQAICAEVGAANLKVQFDLYHCQIVEGDLAVKLKRDIKGIGHIQVAGVPERHEPDIGEVNYPYLFSLIDELGYDGWIGCEYRPRAGTSDGLGWIRPYVKARS; from the coding sequence ATGCCTCGCTTCGCCGCCAATCTGACGATGATGTACAACGAACACGCGTTTCTCGATCGCTTCGCCGCTGCGGCGCGCGATGGCTTCGAGGCCGTGGAGTTCCTGTTCCCCTATGACTTTCCGGCCGCCGACCTGAAGGCGCGCCTCGACGAACATGGCCTCACCCAGGCGCTGTTCAACGCGCCGCCCGGCGACTGGGCGGCGGGCGAGCGCGGCATCGCGTCGTTGCCGGGCCGCGAGGACGATTTTCGCCGCAGCGTCGATACGGCGCTCGAGTATGTGCGTGTGCTCGGCAACGACAAGCTGCACGTGATGGCGGGTTTGATCAAGCCGGACCAATCGCGCGCGGCGCATCGCGAGGTGTATCTGAAGAACCTCGCGTATGCGGCGAAGACCGCGCAGGCGGACGGCATCACCGTCGTCATCGAACCGATCAACACGCGCGACATTCCCGGCTTCTTTCTGAACCGGCAGGACGATGCGCAGGCGATCTGCGCGGAAGTCGGCGCGGCGAACCTGAAAGTGCAGTTCGATCTTTACCACTGCCAGATCGTCGAAGGCGATCTCGCTGTGAAGCTCAAGCGCGACATCAAGGGCATCGGTCATATCCAGGTTGCGGGCGTGCCCGAGCGGCACGAGCCCGATATCGGCGAAGTGAACTATCCATATCTGTTCTCGCTGATCGACGAACTGGGTTACGACGGCTGGATCGGCTGCGAATACCGGCCGCGCGCGGGCACATCCGATGGGCTTGGCTGGATCAGGCCGTATGTGAAGGCACGCAGCTAA